DNA from Streptomyces sp. NBC_01476:
TGGTGGGTCACCTGTCCGATCGGGCTCGCGGGACGCTGCTGTTCGGTCCGGTTCCCGGGTCTCACCAGGTCAGGGCGTCGTCCATCGACTGCTGCCAGTAGGTGGTGTTGAGCGAGTCGTCGACGTAGGTGCCCTTCGCGGGCAGCGGCGGGTGGGCGGCGGCGCCGACATTCCCGCTGCCGGACCGGCCTTGGAAGTAGACGGTCAGGGACTTCACGGTGTGGCCGTTCGAGCCGCTGCCGTCGGCGGCGGACAGGTTGACGGAGGCGTAGCCGGACTCGCCCGGGTTGAGCGTGACCACGGCCTGCGGGTGGGAGTCCTCGATGACCGGCGGTACGGCCTGGGCGTCGCCGAAGCGCAGCGCCGGGTAGCCGTAGAGGTAGCACGTACGGCTGCCGGTGTTGGTGACCGTGAGCAGCATGTGGTTGACCGGACGGTTCAGCGGGGCGGCCACGACCTTGGTGGTGGATCCCTCGCAGGTGACCGGTGTGGTGGGGGCGGCCGGAGCCTTGGTGCGGCCGGTGCCGGTGTTGGCCGCCGGCTTGGAGCCGGCGGGTGCCGCGGGCTCGGCCCCGTGGGGCGCCCCGGGCCCCGCGGACGCCCCGGACCTCGCGGGCTTCGCGGTGGAGGGCGACGAGGACGGGCCGTCGGCCGCGGTCCTGGCGGTGGGAACGCCCGTGGACGGGGCAGGCGACGCGGTCGTGGCGGCGCCCTCGTCCCGGGTGGCCGTTCCGTCGCCGCACGCGGTCAGGGAGAGCGCGGCGAGAACGACGGTCGCGGCGGCGCCTACGAGACGGGTACCGGAGTTTCGCATACTGGACATGTGCCCGTGCCTCTTTCGCAGTTCGGGTCGGTGTGGTGCTTGGATGACCGGAGCTTGTGGGGTGATCCGTCCCAACCGCCACGTACCACGGGCAGTTGGGGACGCTGGAACGCCGAAACCCACTCTGAACAGGGGGAACGCGGCGCCCCTGGAACGCGCGAACGGGACGCCGTGGGATGGAGGAGCAGGTGTCAGAGGTGACGGGGGCCCGGGAGACCGAGGAGTTCGCGGCGCTGCTGCGGGAACTCAAGGACCGCTCGGGACTGAGCTACGGGGCACTGGCGAAGCGGCTGCACATGAGTACGTCGACGCTGCACCGGTACTGCCATGGCGCCGCGGTCCCGACCGAGTACGCACCGGTGGAGCGCCTCGCGCGGGTGTGCCGGGCGACGCCGCAGGAACTCATGGGACTGCACCGGCAGTGGGTGCTCGCGGACGCGGCACGCAGGATCAGGGCGGACCAGGCGACGGCGGCGCGGGCGGGGGCGGGCGCGGGCGCGCGGGCGGTCGACCCGGGGGGCACCGTCGCGGAACCGGCCGCGCCGGGGGATGCGCGTGCGGGGGGCGCTTCGGACGGGGCCGGGGCGGGGGTCGGATCGGCGGATGCGGCACCGGTTGGCGCCGGGCCGGTGGGGGCCGGGCCGGTGGACGCCGGATCGATGGCCGCGGGATCGGCGGACGCGGCACCTACCGCGGCACCCTCGGCGGCACCCTCCGCTCGCGGCGCGAACGGCCCGGCGGACGAACCGGTCGTCGCCCATCTGACACCGGGCCCCGCCTCACCACGCCGGCGCCGCACCGCACTGGTCGCCTCCGCCGCGGTGGCCGCCCTGGTGGTGGCCGCCGTACTGGTCGCGCATCCGCCCTGGGACGGTGGCGGACCGGACGCGAGCGACGCGCGGGCAGCCGGTACCGCCGCGAGCAGCGGGACGACCGGCGCCAGGAAGCCGTCCGCCACGCCGTCCCCTGGCGGCCAGAGCCGTACCCCGTCCGTATCGGCACCCGCCACCCCGTCCCGTACGAGCGGAACCGGCACCCCGCAGGGCAGCCCCAGCCCCGGGCGGAGCGCGGCAGCCGGGCCCGCCGGCGGCAGCGGCACCGGCGCCGTCCCCCTCACCGTCGCCACCCGCCCGTACGTCTACGACAACCCGTGCAGCCAGCACTTCCTCGTCGACAGCGCACCCGCACAGGTCGGCCCGCCCGCGAACGAGCCGGACGCGCCACGCTGGGCCGCCGCGTACGGCGCGGTCTCCTCGGGCGAACAGCGGGTCGCCCTCACCGTCCAGGGCACCGGCGCGGACACCGTCGTCCTGGAGGCGCTGCACGTGAGCGTCACCTCCCGGGGCGCACCGCTGGCCTGGAACGACTACTCGATGGGCGTCGGCTGCGGCGGCGGCGTCGACAGCAAGTCCTTCGACGTCGACCTGGACGACGGCAGCCCCGCGGTCACCGTCAAGAACGGCCAGCGCGACTTCCCGTACAAGGTCAGCGAGTCCGACCCGGAGGTCTTCTACGTCACCGCCCACACCAAGGCGCACGACGTCCGCTGGGACCTCACCCTCGACTGGTCCAGCGGCACCCGCCACGGCACGGTCCGCGTCGACAACGACGGCACCCCCTTCCGCACCAGCGCCGACGCCGCCCGCCCCGGCTACGACTACCCGCTGGGCGGCAGCGACTGGATCCCCCGCGAACCCTGACCACCCCGGGCCGCCGGTACGTCCACCCCCGCGAGGCCGGCCGCACTATCGTCATGAGCATGAAGGTACGGCGCAACGTCCGCGCGGTTCTGCTCGACGACGATCACCTGGTGTTCCTGCGCCGGGCCTGGCCGGGCGGGCCGTCGTACTACACGACCGTCGGCGGTGG
Protein-coding regions in this window:
- a CDS encoding DUF4232 domain-containing protein; this translates as MSSMRNSGTRLVGAAATVVLAALSLTACGDGTATRDEGAATTASPAPSTGVPTARTAADGPSSSPSTAKPARSGASAGPGAPHGAEPAAPAGSKPAANTGTGRTKAPAAPTTPVTCEGSTTKVVAAPLNRPVNHMLLTVTNTGSRTCYLYGYPALRFGDAQAVPPVIEDSHPQAVVTLNPGESGYASVNLSAADGSGSNGHTVKSLTVYFQGRSGSGNVGAAAHPPLPAKGTYVDDSLNTTYWQQSMDDALTW
- a CDS encoding transcriptional regulator yields the protein MEEQVSEVTGARETEEFAALLRELKDRSGLSYGALAKRLHMSTSTLHRYCHGAAVPTEYAPVERLARVCRATPQELMGLHRQWVLADAARRIRADQATAARAGAGAGARAVDPGGTVAEPAAPGDARAGGASDGAGAGVGSADAAPVGAGPVGAGPVDAGSMAAGSADAAPTAAPSAAPSARGANGPADEPVVAHLTPGPASPRRRRTALVASAAVAALVVAAVLVAHPPWDGGGPDASDARAAGTAASSGTTGARKPSATPSPGGQSRTPSVSAPATPSRTSGTGTPQGSPSPGRSAAAGPAGGSGTGAVPLTVATRPYVYDNPCSQHFLVDSAPAQVGPPANEPDAPRWAAAYGAVSSGEQRVALTVQGTGADTVVLEALHVSVTSRGAPLAWNDYSMGVGCGGGVDSKSFDVDLDDGSPAVTVKNGQRDFPYKVSESDPEVFYVTAHTKAHDVRWDLTLDWSSGTRHGTVRVDNDGTPFRTSADAARPGYDYPLGGSDWIPREP